From Candidatus Vondammii sp. HM_W22, one genomic window encodes:
- the sucC gene encoding ADP-forming succinate--CoA ligase subunit beta, whose amino-acid sequence MNLHEYQSKQLFAKYGIPVSEGLPAATVNEAKEAAQTLGGERWMVKAQVHAGGRGKAGGVVMVDTLDQVESEAERLLGGMLVTKQTGEHGLPINTLLIEKPTSIDRELYLSALVDRAEKKILFMVSSAGGMNIEEVAEETPEQIHTIHVDPAVGLQGYQCRKLAFSLALEGPQIRAFQKFMNGLHELFVASDASLIEINPLVVTKEGELVALDAKINLDDNALYRQCDLLAMRDATQEDEREAKAREHDLNYITLDGNIGCMVNGAGLAMATMDLVQIKGGSPANFLDVGGGTTAERVAEAFKLILSDDKVKAVLVNIFGGIVRCDLIAQGIIDAIREVGVKVPVVVRLEGTNASQGLEILARSGLAITTAADLAEGAEKVVAAASV is encoded by the coding sequence ATGAACCTACACGAGTATCAATCGAAACAGTTGTTCGCGAAGTATGGCATCCCGGTTTCTGAAGGTTTGCCTGCTGCAACGGTTAATGAAGCCAAGGAAGCTGCGCAGACTCTTGGTGGTGAGCGTTGGATGGTTAAAGCACAGGTGCATGCCGGAGGTAGAGGCAAGGCTGGTGGCGTGGTTATGGTCGATACCCTGGACCAGGTGGAGTCTGAGGCCGAGCGCTTGCTGGGCGGTATGCTGGTTACCAAGCAGACCGGGGAGCATGGCCTGCCGATCAATACACTGTTGATTGAGAAACCCACGTCGATTGACCGGGAGCTCTATCTCAGTGCACTGGTAGACCGGGCTGAGAAGAAAATCCTGTTTATGGTCTCCAGCGCAGGTGGTATGAACATCGAAGAGGTGGCTGAAGAGACACCCGAACAGATACACACCATCCATGTGGACCCGGCCGTTGGCCTGCAGGGTTACCAGTGCCGGAAACTGGCTTTTTCACTGGCGCTGGAAGGTCCCCAGATACGGGCATTTCAGAAGTTTATGAATGGGCTTCATGAGCTGTTTGTAGCCAGCGATGCCAGCCTGATCGAAATCAACCCCCTGGTGGTAACCAAAGAGGGTGAGCTGGTCGCCCTGGATGCCAAGATCAATCTGGATGACAATGCGCTTTATCGCCAATGCGACCTGCTGGCGATGCGGGATGCCACTCAGGAGGATGAACGGGAGGCAAAGGCCAGGGAGCACGATCTCAACTACATTACCCTAGACGGCAACATCGGCTGCATGGTGAATGGTGCGGGTCTGGCCATGGCGACCATGGATCTGGTTCAGATTAAGGGTGGCTCTCCTGCTAACTTCCTGGATGTTGGTGGTGGTACTACCGCTGAGCGGGTGGCCGAGGCGTTCAAGCTGATTCTCTCCGACGATAAAGTCAAGGCCGTGCTGGTTAATATTTTTGGCGGCATTGTTCGCTGTGACCTGATTGCCCAAGGCATCATTGATGCGATTAGGGAGGTGGGTGTCAAAGTGCCTGTGGTGGTGCGCCTTGAAGGGACTAATGCATCCCAGGGACTGGAAATTCTGGCCCGTAGTGGACTGGCCATTACCACTGCAGCGGATCTTGCTGAAGGTGCAGAGAAAGTCGTCGCTGCCGCCAGCGTCTGA
- a CDS encoding PP0621 family protein yields the protein MGFRFLLAALTIWAIYFLVRRAYLRKRASSKTKNFKPAVDMVQCKYCGTHIPLPEAIVENGVYYCCRKHLEADK from the coding sequence ATGGGCTTCAGATTTCTCCTAGCCGCCCTTACCATCTGGGCTATCTATTTTCTCGTTCGCCGCGCCTATCTGCGTAAACGTGCGTCCAGCAAAACGAAAAACTTTAAACCTGCCGTAGACATGGTTCAATGCAAGTATTGCGGCACACACATTCCCTTGCCGGAGGCAATTGTGGAGAATGGGGTTTATTACTGTTGCAGAAAGCATTTGGAAGCTGATAAATAA
- a CDS encoding pilin, with protein sequence MRKLQSGFTLIELMIVVAIIGILAAVALPSYQTYIAKAKMTEVILAAASCRTVVAEGYQTGTVGAGPGGGNWGCESSGSTKYVKSVTTNGDGLITVTMNAAIRSDLDDKTVTLTPYIGDVVATVASLGSVITEFKCGASTDVVKRYLPGSCRAAAIPAT encoded by the coding sequence ATGAGAAAGCTACAATCCGGTTTTACATTAATCGAACTGATGATCGTTGTAGCGATCATCGGTATTCTGGCGGCGGTCGCGTTACCTTCATATCAAACCTATATTGCTAAGGCGAAGATGACTGAAGTGATTCTGGCAGCAGCTTCGTGTCGTACTGTAGTGGCAGAGGGTTATCAGACAGGGACTGTAGGTGCAGGGCCAGGTGGCGGTAACTGGGGCTGTGAAAGCAGCGGTTCCACTAAGTATGTTAAGTCTGTCACTACCAATGGCGATGGACTGATAACAGTTACCATGAATGCGGCTATTCGTTCTGACCTTGACGACAAAACAGTTACTCTTACCCCTTATATTGGGGATGTTGTTGCGACTGTCGCTAGTCTAGGGTCTGTGATTACGGAATTCAAGTGCGGTGCTAGTACGGATGTCGTGAAGAGGTATTTACCTGGCTCTTGCAGGGCTGCCGCCATTCCCGCTACATGA
- the pilB gene encoding type IV-A pilus assembly ATPase PilB, giving the protein MATTKPEVSVNGLARWLVHDSLLSEESAQQAFQEALKQRKPFVTHLVEKKMLKSREIAEYASQKYGIPLFDLDALDMETTPSGLVEEKLVRTHHLLPLIKRGNRLFLGVSDPTNLQSLDEIKFHTGLSTEVILVEEDKLTKIIEIALQASETSISDMLAGDDLDYLNITVEENEGVQDGDLDVDYAPVVRFVNKILLDGISTGASDIHFEHYEKTFRVRYRRDGILHEVASPPVSIASRLTARIKVMSKLNVSERRVPQDGRIKMVLSRNRSIDFRVNTCPTLYGEKIVLRILDSTSTQLGIEALGLEPQQMNAFNAAINKPYGMILVTGPTGSGKTVSLYTALNILNKPEINISTVEDPVEIQVQGINQVNTNTKTGLTFASALRAFLRQDPDIIMVGEIRDLETAEIAVKAAQTGHLVLSTLHTNDAPQTLTRLANMGIPAFSIASSVLLIMAQRLTRRLCQHCKEAEALPKEALLKEGFKESELKDLTTYRAVGCDLCAQGYKGRLGIFQVMPISSNMEKLIMEGGNSMQLEALGKSEGTLDLRTSGLNKVRAGLTSLEEINRVTKD; this is encoded by the coding sequence ATGGCAACAACCAAACCAGAAGTCAGTGTGAACGGATTGGCCCGCTGGCTGGTTCACGATAGCTTATTATCCGAAGAGAGTGCCCAGCAGGCTTTTCAGGAGGCGCTAAAGCAGCGTAAACCGTTCGTTACCCATCTGGTTGAGAAAAAAATGCTTAAAAGCAGGGAGATTGCCGAGTATGCCTCCCAGAAGTATGGTATTCCTCTGTTTGACCTGGATGCCCTTGATATGGAAACCACTCCGTCAGGCCTGGTCGAAGAAAAACTGGTACGCACTCACCATCTCCTGCCTCTTATCAAACGTGGAAACCGACTGTTTCTGGGAGTTTCTGATCCAACAAATCTACAAAGCCTTGATGAAATAAAATTCCATACCGGCCTCAGCACTGAAGTGATTCTAGTCGAGGAAGATAAACTGACCAAAATCATTGAGATCGCACTTCAGGCTAGCGAAACCAGCATATCTGACATGCTGGCAGGTGATGACCTGGATTATCTTAATATTACGGTTGAGGAAAACGAAGGGGTGCAGGATGGAGACCTGGATGTCGATTATGCACCGGTAGTCCGGTTCGTCAATAAAATTCTGTTGGATGGCATCAGTACCGGTGCTTCCGATATTCATTTCGAGCACTACGAGAAGACCTTTCGGGTCCGATATCGCCGGGATGGCATTTTACATGAGGTCGCCTCCCCACCTGTCAGCATCGCATCCCGATTGACAGCGCGCATCAAGGTGATGTCCAAGCTCAACGTTTCTGAGCGCCGAGTTCCCCAGGACGGACGCATCAAGATGGTATTGTCCCGAAACCGCTCTATTGACTTCCGTGTGAATACCTGCCCTACACTCTATGGAGAAAAAATAGTGCTGCGCATCCTCGATTCCACCAGCACTCAACTGGGCATTGAGGCTTTGGGCTTGGAGCCTCAGCAAATGAATGCCTTTAATGCAGCAATTAATAAACCCTATGGAATGATTTTGGTCACGGGCCCAACCGGCAGCGGAAAAACAGTCTCGCTTTATACAGCGCTAAATATTCTGAATAAACCTGAGATCAACATATCCACTGTCGAGGACCCGGTTGAAATACAGGTCCAGGGCATCAATCAGGTCAATACCAATACAAAAACAGGCTTGACCTTTGCGTCAGCCCTCCGGGCATTCCTTCGCCAGGACCCTGACATTATAATGGTGGGTGAAATACGCGACCTGGAAACAGCCGAGATTGCAGTCAAGGCCGCGCAAACCGGTCACTTGGTGCTATCCACCCTGCATACCAATGACGCGCCACAAACCCTCACGCGCCTGGCCAACATGGGTATACCTGCCTTCAGTATCGCATCATCCGTCCTATTGATAATGGCGCAACGTCTTACACGGCGCCTGTGCCAACACTGCAAAGAAGCCGAAGCCTTGCCCAAAGAAGCACTTCTTAAGGAGGGCTTCAAAGAGAGTGAACTGAAGGATCTCACCACCTATAGAGCTGTAGGATGTGATCTCTGCGCTCAAGGATACAAGGGTCGACTTGGTATATTTCAGGTTATGCCCATCTCAAGTAATATGGAAAAGCTGATCATGGAGGGCGGTAACTCCATGCAACTTGAGGCATTGGGAAAATCTGAAGGGACTCTAGATCTGCGCACATCTGGCCTCAATAAAGTAAGAGCAGGCCTTACCAGCCTAGAAGAGATCAACCGGGTAACTAAGGATTAA
- a CDS encoding type II secretion system F family protein produces MAATAIAQKKVEKTKVFVWEGSDKKGKRVKGETRAPNIALVRAELRKQGIAPLKVKKKAASLFSTKKRITPRDIAVFSRQLATMMDAGIPLVQSFDIVGRGHEKPAMRDLLLAIKADIEGGTALAEALVKHPLYFDDLFCNLVRAGEAAGALETLLDKIASYKEMTESLKGKIKKALFYPVSVVIVAIVVTAIIMIFVIPQFQSIFSSFGGDLPAFTKAIVAASEWVQSYWWAVVLAVIGSIYAFSYVFKRSRKLRQATDRMLLGTPVIGTILHKASIARFSRTLATMFAAGVPLVEALEAVAGATGNIIYGDAVMRMREDVATGQSLHLAMAQQKNFPHMVIQMVAIGEESGSLDHMLGKAADFFEEEVSNAVDALSSLLEPLIMVVIGTLVGALVIAMYLPIFKMASVV; encoded by the coding sequence ATGGCTGCCACTGCAATTGCTCAGAAAAAGGTTGAAAAAACCAAAGTATTTGTCTGGGAAGGATCGGATAAAAAAGGAAAACGGGTCAAAGGTGAAACCCGGGCACCCAACATTGCTTTGGTCAGAGCGGAACTGAGAAAACAGGGTATTGCGCCTTTGAAAGTGAAAAAGAAAGCCGCTTCACTGTTCAGCACCAAAAAGCGAATCACGCCGAGAGATATCGCTGTCTTCAGCCGGCAACTTGCTACCATGATGGATGCAGGTATCCCCCTCGTTCAATCCTTCGATATAGTAGGGCGTGGCCATGAAAAACCGGCAATGCGAGATCTGCTGCTGGCCATCAAAGCCGATATTGAAGGAGGTACCGCATTAGCAGAAGCACTCGTCAAGCACCCGCTCTACTTCGACGATCTCTTCTGTAATCTGGTTCGTGCAGGTGAAGCGGCGGGTGCTCTTGAGACACTCCTTGATAAAATTGCCAGCTATAAAGAGATGACCGAATCGCTGAAAGGAAAAATAAAGAAGGCATTATTCTATCCCGTTTCAGTTGTTATCGTGGCAATTGTCGTCACCGCAATAATAATGATTTTCGTCATCCCACAATTCCAGAGCATTTTTTCAAGTTTTGGAGGGGATCTTCCGGCATTCACAAAGGCCATTGTTGCTGCATCTGAATGGGTGCAATCTTACTGGTGGGCTGTTGTCTTGGCAGTTATCGGGTCAATTTACGCTTTCTCCTACGTATTCAAACGATCACGTAAACTCAGGCAAGCAACAGACAGAATGCTTCTAGGGACACCCGTTATCGGCACTATTCTCCACAAAGCATCGATCGCTCGTTTTTCCAGGACCCTGGCAACTATGTTTGCTGCAGGCGTTCCTCTTGTCGAAGCGCTTGAAGCTGTTGCCGGTGCAACCGGTAATATCATCTATGGTGATGCCGTGATGCGTATGCGTGAGGATGTCGCCACCGGTCAATCACTTCATCTCGCAATGGCGCAGCAAAAAAACTTTCCACACATGGTGATCCAGATGGTTGCCATTGGTGAGGAATCCGGTTCCCTTGATCACATGCTGGGAAAGGCTGCGGACTTCTTCGAAGAGGAGGTAAGCAATGCTGTAGATGCACTCAGCAGTCTGCTTGAACCGCTTATCATGGTGGTCATTGGCACCCTGGTGGGTGCACTCGTAATTGCGATGTATCTCCCTATCTTCAAAATGGCATCCGTGGTCTGA
- a CDS encoding prepilin peptidase produces MSILQLLHSNPALFLISITLLSLTIGSFLNVVAYRLPLIIEREWKGQCRELLELSKEDGGDSISLSHPRSACPKCGHQITAWENIPVISYLILQGRCSECNRPISIRYPLVELTTALLSLVVAWHFGFSWQTAVAVPLTWALIALTLIDFDHQLLPDSIVLPALWGGLLISLFGVFADTHSAIIGAITGYLSLWTIFHLFKLLTGKEGMGYGDFKLLALFGVWLGWQSLIQIMLLSSVVGAVVGISLILFRGRDRNIPIPFGPYLAAAGWISMLWGDQINAAYLNWAGLG; encoded by the coding sequence ATGAGCATCCTGCAACTACTGCACTCAAACCCAGCCCTCTTCCTGATTTCCATCACCCTCCTCAGCCTCACCATTGGCAGTTTCCTGAACGTCGTCGCCTACCGTCTGCCCCTGATCATCGAGCGCGAATGGAAAGGTCAATGCAGGGAGCTACTGGAACTTTCTAAAGAAGATGGTGGCGACAGCATCAGTCTGAGCCATCCTCGCTCAGCCTGTCCAAAATGTGGCCATCAGATAACAGCTTGGGAGAATATCCCTGTCATCAGCTATTTGATACTTCAAGGACGCTGCTCCGAGTGCAATAGGCCGATTTCAATTCGCTATCCTCTGGTTGAATTGACAACCGCTCTGCTCTCATTGGTAGTGGCCTGGCACTTTGGGTTTAGCTGGCAAACCGCAGTAGCGGTTCCTCTGACATGGGCGCTGATCGCTCTGACCCTGATCGATTTTGATCATCAGTTACTGCCTGACTCTATTGTCCTCCCAGCTCTTTGGGGTGGGCTGCTGATCAGTCTATTCGGTGTTTTTGCCGATACTCACTCCGCTATTATCGGAGCTATTACAGGCTATCTCTCACTCTGGACCATCTTTCATCTATTCAAACTGCTGACAGGTAAAGAGGGCATGGGCTATGGTGACTTCAAGCTGCTCGCTCTCTTCGGCGTCTGGCTTGGCTGGCAGTCGCTTATCCAGATTATGCTGCTCTCATCGGTGGTTGGTGCAGTGGTTGGTATCTCGCTTATCCTGTTCAGGGGCAGAGACCGCAACATCCCTATACCGTTTGGCCCCTACCTTGCCGCCGCAGGCTGGATCAGCATGCTCTGGGGTGACCAGATCAATGCCGCCTATCTGAATTGGGCCGGCCTGGGATAA
- the coaE gene encoding dephospho-CoA kinase (Dephospho-CoA kinase (CoaE) performs the final step in coenzyme A biosynthesis.) → MLTIGLTGGIGSGKTAVTDIFLDLGVPIVDADQVAREVVEPGQPALEEIITQLGTDLLLTDSQLDRKALRKKIFENPQAREILEQILHPKIRRQMWERLENPTYPYAILSIPLLIETGQNSRVDRVLVVDCPVSLQIERIRKRDRISLNQAKAIIAIQCSREQRLSAADNIIDNAGGLEMLPSAVEELHRRYMKIALSH, encoded by the coding sequence ATGCTGACTATCGGCCTAACTGGCGGAATCGGCAGCGGGAAAACGGCTGTCACTGACATTTTCTTAGACCTCGGTGTTCCTATTGTCGATGCTGATCAGGTTGCCCGTGAGGTTGTTGAACCCGGCCAGCCCGCACTTGAGGAGATAATCACTCAGTTGGGCACAGACCTGTTGCTGACCGATAGCCAACTGGACAGAAAAGCACTTCGAAAAAAGATTTTCGAAAATCCCCAGGCTCGTGAAATTCTGGAACAGATACTTCATCCCAAAATCAGGCGACAGATGTGGGAGCGCCTGGAGAATCCAACATACCCTTATGCCATTCTCTCCATCCCTTTACTGATCGAGACAGGGCAGAACAGCCGTGTCGATCGGGTGCTGGTGGTGGATTGCCCGGTCTCACTGCAGATCGAAAGAATCAGGAAAAGAGACCGAATATCGCTGAACCAGGCCAAAGCGATCATTGCCATTCAATGCAGCCGAGAACAGCGACTTTCTGCTGCAGATAACATCATTGATAATGCTGGAGGCCTGGAAATGCTTCCGTCTGCAGTTGAAGAGTTGCACAGGCGGTATATGAAAATTGCGCTTTCCCATTAG
- a CDS encoding DNA gyrase inhibitor YacG — protein sequence MTTNSKRQASCPTCKKIFEWNNGSPWRPFCSERCKLIDLGDWLDETHRIPDNTAETPFSPADEDFS from the coding sequence ATGACAACGAACAGTAAGCGGCAGGCCAGCTGCCCCACCTGCAAAAAAATATTCGAATGGAATAATGGCTCGCCATGGCGTCCTTTCTGCAGTGAACGCTGCAAATTGATCGATCTTGGCGATTGGCTGGATGAGACACACCGGATTCCTGACAATACGGCTGAAACGCCTTTTTCGCCAGCAGATGAGGATTTTTCCTAG
- a CDS encoding Nudix family hydrolase, translating into MSPIHVAVAVIQDERGRVLLSQRPEHVHQGGLWEFPGGKVESGETLSQALKRELREELNIEVTNHQPLIRVTHHYSDKSVILDVHRVTGFNGTPEGLEGQPLSWTTVEEIRDYSLPAADRPIVTALKLPPTYLITGDDPSTPELFLQRLEKALQRGERLIQLRVSDLAELEYRQLASAALERCRERGAQLLLNADPAWVNQLGADGLHLNGSRLSSFQKRPLTESLLVSGSCHNREELNKAEMLGLDFIVLSPVLPTSSHPNAKPLGWERFRELVEGCSLPVYALGGMSRDMVTEAVANGGQGVAAIRGLWSE; encoded by the coding sequence ATGAGCCCCATCCACGTCGCAGTAGCGGTGATTCAGGATGAACGGGGGCGAGTGCTGCTGAGTCAACGTCCGGAGCATGTCCATCAGGGTGGCTTGTGGGAGTTTCCCGGTGGCAAGGTTGAGTCTGGCGAGACGCTTTCCCAGGCGCTGAAGCGAGAGCTTCGGGAAGAGTTGAATATTGAAGTTACAAACCATCAACCACTGATTCGTGTTACCCATCACTATTCAGATAAATCCGTGATACTCGATGTGCATCGGGTAACCGGGTTCAATGGCACTCCGGAGGGGTTGGAAGGCCAGCCGCTATCATGGACGACTGTGGAGGAAATAAGGGATTATTCTCTGCCTGCTGCAGACCGGCCGATTGTCACTGCTTTGAAGCTGCCTCCTACCTATCTTATTACCGGGGACGACCCCAGTACTCCTGAACTGTTTCTCCAGCGCCTGGAAAAGGCACTCCAGAGAGGGGAGCGGTTGATTCAGTTGCGCGTAAGTGACTTGGCCGAGCTTGAGTACAGGCAGCTTGCATCTGCCGCTCTTGAGCGTTGCAGGGAGAGGGGCGCGCAGCTGCTTCTGAATGCCGATCCGGCGTGGGTCAATCAACTGGGGGCAGATGGGCTGCACTTGAACGGGAGCAGACTAAGCTCTTTTCAGAAACGCCCGCTGACAGAATCTCTTCTGGTCTCTGGATCCTGTCATAACCGGGAGGAGTTAAACAAGGCAGAAATGCTGGGGCTAGATTTTATCGTACTCTCTCCGGTGCTGCCCACCAGCAGTCACCCGAATGCAAAGCCGCTTGGCTGGGAAAGATTCAGAGAGCTGGTTGAGGGCTGTTCGTTGCCTGTTTATGCACTTGGGGGCATGAGTCGTGACATGGTTACTGAAGCTGTGGCAAACGGCGGGCAGGGTGTTGCGGCTATCCGGGGGCTTTGGTCAGAATAA
- the argJ gene encoding bifunctional glutamate N-acetyltransferase/amino-acid acetyltransferase ArgJ: MSNDLDFKSVPGIRLGSTAAGIKYTDRDDLVIIELAEGTTCAAVFTQNAFCAAPVVVAKEHLAATLPHYLQVNSGNANAGTGADGLRDARESCKALAAARGCAINQILPFSTGVIGEPLPVNRMAVATPDALTRLNEAGWPDAARAIMTTDTVAKLVSRQFEYDGCQITVTGMAKGSGMIRPDMATMLAFVATDAMVDVALLQYCLEQAVAPSFNSITVDGDTSTNDACLLMASGESGCKPITDPDSAAFVLLCEAVKSVCMNLARAIVKDGEGATKLVEILVDGAAQQNEAKTVAYTIAHSPLVKTALFASDPNWGRILAAVGRSGVADLDVNGVEIWLDDVCIVRDGGRAVDYTEESGQAVMDKPELTIRVALNRGDVSARVLTCDLSYDYVKINAEYRT; the protein is encoded by the coding sequence ATGAGCAACGATCTGGATTTTAAATCCGTCCCCGGTATCCGCCTGGGGAGTACGGCAGCCGGTATCAAGTACACAGATCGCGACGATCTGGTGATAATCGAACTGGCGGAAGGTACCACCTGCGCCGCTGTATTCACTCAAAATGCCTTTTGTGCCGCCCCCGTGGTTGTTGCCAAAGAGCATCTGGCGGCAACTTTGCCGCACTATCTCCAGGTCAATTCCGGCAATGCCAATGCCGGTACCGGTGCTGATGGGTTGCGGGATGCACGTGAATCCTGCAAGGCTTTGGCTGCCGCACGGGGCTGCGCCATTAATCAGATTTTGCCATTCTCCACCGGTGTGATCGGTGAACCCTTGCCGGTAAACCGGATGGCGGTAGCAACACCGGATGCATTAACCAGACTGAATGAAGCGGGCTGGCCCGATGCTGCCCGGGCAATCATGACAACCGATACGGTTGCTAAGCTGGTTTCTCGGCAGTTTGAGTATGATGGTTGTCAGATTACAGTAACCGGCATGGCAAAAGGCTCAGGCATGATTCGTCCGGATATGGCCACTATGCTTGCTTTCGTAGCGACTGATGCGATGGTGGATGTGGCGCTGTTGCAGTATTGCCTGGAACAGGCTGTGGCACCATCCTTTAACTCAATCACTGTAGATGGGGATACCTCCACGAATGATGCCTGTCTGCTCATGGCATCGGGGGAGAGTGGCTGCAAACCCATTACAGATCCGGATTCAGCCGCATTCGTGTTGCTTTGTGAAGCGGTGAAAAGCGTCTGTATGAATCTGGCCCGGGCCATCGTCAAAGATGGCGAGGGTGCCACTAAATTGGTGGAGATACTGGTCGACGGGGCCGCTCAACAGAATGAAGCAAAAACCGTGGCCTACACCATTGCGCATTCTCCACTGGTGAAAACCGCCCTGTTTGCATCAGATCCAAACTGGGGTCGAATCCTGGCAGCGGTTGGCCGTTCTGGTGTGGCTGATCTCGATGTCAATGGAGTGGAGATCTGGTTGGATGACGTCTGTATTGTGCGCGATGGCGGCCGGGCCGTGGATTACACTGAAGAATCAGGTCAGGCCGTGATGGATAAGCCCGAACTCACTATTCGTGTGGCCTTGAACCGTGGGGATGTTTCTGCGCGGGTGTTGACCTGTGATCTCTCCTACGATTATGTGAAGATCAATGCCGAGTACAGAACCTAG